One window from the genome of Paracoccus zhejiangensis encodes:
- a CDS encoding beta-N-acetylhexosaminidase, with the protein MTLFLENAWAPNPGPDGTWTVTLHNLGEADLQGFSLSLTTITRIMPEHTLENARLKRRVANFHEFLPPEGLSLAPGQSWRFLASGLNRSPFHRNDAAKTAWVTLASGEHLPVQVGDLVQGHAAPALPPPRLPEGRLTLPFALLPWPNAVEGEAGAAPVLIHSGEGTSRPDQRLMLSIDALHARLFPAARKLFQISAAPGSRALVFAADDAIPTEGYRLDFGDAITLTASGEAGHRLGLITLAQMLHGASADPDFRFPTSGQITDAPRYGWRASHLDCSRHFWRLDQVKRVIDILAWYKMNLFHWHLTDDEGWRAEIRAYPELTSTGATRGYDRPDMLPQLGDGPADQGGFYTQDQMREVVAHATALGIEVMPEIETPGHAACVMAALPFLVDPDETPASYFPVQGYPNNSWNPGVPETFTVLETIIDELCEIFPSKHFHIGGDEVAKNAWLESPKARILMQREGLAGTFELQSWFLRKIKAMLTVRGKVLVGWNEVAHGGGVGPEDTLLMAWEKPEVGIELARQGYDVVMTPGQAYYMDMVQGPDWLENGAGWAGPVPPEKTYGYEAEGDFPDDLRDRMRGIQSCIWCEHFTTDAWFNDLVFPRLPAVAEAGWTQKAGKDWLRFAAQVRLHPQL; encoded by the coding sequence ATGACCCTGTTCCTTGAAAACGCATGGGCGCCGAACCCCGGCCCGGACGGCACCTGGACGGTAACCTTGCACAATTTGGGCGAGGCCGATCTGCAGGGCTTCAGCCTGTCGCTGACCACGATCACCCGGATCATGCCCGAACACACGCTCGAGAACGCGCGGCTGAAGCGGCGGGTGGCGAATTTCCACGAATTCCTGCCGCCCGAGGGGCTGAGCCTCGCGCCGGGCCAAAGCTGGCGCTTTCTGGCCTCGGGGCTGAACCGCTCGCCCTTCCACCGCAATGATGCGGCCAAGACCGCCTGGGTCACGCTGGCCTCGGGCGAACATCTGCCGGTGCAGGTCGGTGACCTGGTGCAGGGCCACGCCGCGCCGGCCCTGCCTCCGCCGCGCTTGCCCGAGGGCCGGCTGACGCTGCCCTTCGCCCTGCTGCCCTGGCCCAACGCGGTCGAGGGCGAGGCTGGTGCCGCGCCGGTGCTGATCCATTCGGGCGAGGGAACCTCGCGGCCCGACCAGCGGCTGATGCTCTCCATCGACGCACTGCACGCCCGGCTGTTCCCGGCCGCACGAAAACTGTTCCAGATCAGCGCCGCGCCGGGCAGCCGGGCGCTGGTCTTTGCTGCGGATGACGCGATCCCGACCGAGGGCTATCGGCTCGATTTTGGCGACGCCATCACCCTGACCGCCAGCGGCGAGGCCGGCCACCGCCTTGGCCTCATCACGCTCGCCCAGATGCTGCATGGCGCCTCTGCCGACCCCGACTTCCGCTTTCCTACCAGCGGGCAGATCACCGACGCCCCGCGCTATGGCTGGCGCGCCAGCCATCTGGACTGTTCGCGGCATTTCTGGCGGCTGGATCAGGTCAAGCGGGTGATCGACATCCTCGCCTGGTACAAGATGAACCTGTTCCACTGGCACCTGACCGATGACGAGGGCTGGCGGGCCGAGATCCGCGCCTATCCCGAACTGACCAGCACAGGCGCGACGCGCGGCTATGATCGCCCCGACATGCTGCCGCAGCTGGGCGACGGGCCAGCGGATCAGGGCGGCTTCTACACGCAGGACCAGATGCGCGAGGTGGTCGCCCATGCAACCGCGCTAGGCATCGAGGTCATGCCCGAGATCGAGACCCCGGGCCATGCCGCCTGCGTCATGGCGGCGCTGCCGTTCCTCGTCGACCCGGACGAGACGCCCGCCAGCTATTTCCCGGTGCAGGGCTATCCGAACAATTCGTGGAATCCGGGCGTGCCCGAGACCTTCACCGTGCTGGAAACCATCATCGACGAGTTGTGCGAGATCTTCCCCTCGAAGCATTTCCACATCGGCGGCGACGAGGTGGCGAAGAACGCCTGGTTGGAAAGCCCCAAGGCGCGCATCCTGATGCAGCGCGAGGGGCTGGCCGGCACATTCGAGCTGCAAAGCTGGTTCCTGCGCAAGATCAAGGCGATGCTGACCGTCCGCGGCAAGGTGCTGGTCGGCTGGAACGAGGTCGCCCATGGCGGCGGCGTCGGGCCCGAGGACACGCTGCTGATGGCCTGGGAAAAGCCCGAGGTCGGGATCGAACTGGCGCGCCAGGGCTATGACGTGGTGATGACGCCGGGGCAGGCCTATTACATGGACATGGTGCAGGGGCCGGACTGGCTGGAAAACGGCGCGGGTTGGGCCGGGCCGGTGCCGCCGGAAAAGACCTATGGCTACGAGGCCGAGGGCGACTTCCCCGACGATCTGCGCGACCGGATGCGCGGCATCCAGTCCTGCATCTGGTGCGAGCATTTCACCACCGATGCCTGGTTCAACGACCTGGTCTTCCCGCGCCTGCCCGCCGTGGCCGAGGCCGGTTGGACCCAGAAGGCGGGCAAGGACTGGTTGCGTTTCGCCGCGCAGGTGCGGCTGCATCCGCAGCTTTGA
- a CDS encoding MurR/RpiR family transcriptional regulator, which produces MGEDAAKDGNAAAGMGAPDLIAALTDESGLVSPLERKLAASILADVNFATNASITEIAARAGVSPPTVTRFCRRLGCASFSDFKVQLARSAYVGLRYLRPESVTSTPAEVAEDIVTKAQNALFEMHRGLDLEALSRAAALLAKAQMIYAFGAGGNSSMIVNELQNRLFRLGCRISASNDHGMNLMLSAAAEPGTVVFGSSFSGRNHELVRCFTLLRERGIRTIALTQSGSPLAEAADVVITVDLPEGQNIFRATSTRYAFLATVDILANLVAYADRSRSTRLLRGIKEQLIKHRDGDDRQLLGD; this is translated from the coding sequence ATGGGCGAGGATGCAGCGAAGGACGGCAATGCCGCGGCTGGCATGGGCGCGCCCGACCTGATCGCGGCGCTGACCGACGAATCGGGGCTGGTCTCGCCGCTGGAGCGCAAGCTGGCCGCCTCGATCCTCGCGGACGTGAATTTTGCCACCAATGCCTCGATCACCGAGATCGCGGCCCGCGCGGGCGTGTCGCCGCCCACGGTCACCCGCTTCTGCCGTCGCCTGGGTTGCGCCTCCTTCTCGGATTTCAAGGTGCAGCTGGCGCGCTCGGCCTATGTCGGGCTGCGCTATCTGCGGCCGGAATCGGTGACCTCGACCCCCGCCGAAGTGGCCGAGGATATCGTCACCAAGGCGCAGAACGCGCTGTTCGAAATGCATCGCGGGCTGGACCTCGAGGCGCTGTCGCGGGCGGCGGCGCTGCTGGCCAAGGCGCAGATGATCTATGCCTTCGGGGCCGGCGGCAATTCCTCGATGATCGTGAACGAATTGCAGAACCGGCTGTTCCGGCTTGGCTGCCGCATCTCGGCCTCGAACGATCACGGCATGAACCTGATGCTGTCGGCGGCGGCCGAGCCGGGAACCGTGGTCTTCGGATCGTCCTTCAGCGGGCGCAATCATGAACTGGTGCGCTGCTTTACCCTGCTGCGCGAGCGCGGCATCAGGACCATCGCGCTGACCCAAAGCGGCTCGCCCCTGGCCGAGGCGGCGGATGTGGTGATCACCGTCGATCTGCCCGAGGGGCAGAACATCTTCCGTGCCACCTCGACCCGTTACGCCTTTCTGGCGACGGTCGACATCCTGGCGAACCTTGTGGCCTATGCCGACCGCAGCCGCTCGACCCGGCTGTTGCGCGGGATCAAGGAGCAGTTGATCAAGCATCGCGACGGCGATGACCGGCAATTGCTTGGCGACTGA
- a CDS encoding SDR family oxidoreductase → MTKRLAVVTGAAGDIGQAIVRRLLQDHDAVLMADRDLAGAEAAAREIGPACTGIRVDVTDPASCAALAEAAAAAGGVTTLVNNAGAALGASLQGTSPENWQADRALNLDAAFYVFGALAGQLAENRGSLVNIVSVNGMSVFGHPAYSAAKAGMIHLTRLIAVEYGAKGIRANAVAPGTVRTRAWQARADANPDVFREAAEHYALGRIVAPEDVAEAVGFLASPLAAAITGVVLPVDCGLTAGIPALARTFSQSNDY, encoded by the coding sequence ATGACGAAACGCTTGGCGGTGGTGACCGGCGCGGCAGGGGATATCGGGCAGGCGATCGTGCGGCGCCTGCTGCAGGATCATGACGCGGTGCTGATGGCCGACCGCGATCTGGCCGGTGCCGAGGCAGCGGCGCGCGAGATCGGCCCGGCCTGCACCGGCATCCGCGTCGACGTGACCGACCCGGCCAGTTGCGCGGCCTTGGCCGAGGCGGCAGCGGCGGCGGGCGGCGTGACCACGCTGGTCAACAACGCGGGCGCGGCGCTGGGGGCCAGCCTGCAGGGGACCAGCCCCGAGAACTGGCAGGCCGACCGCGCGCTGAACCTTGACGCCGCCTTCTATGTCTTCGGCGCGCTGGCGGGCCAGCTGGCCGAGAATCGCGGTTCGCTGGTGAACATCGTTTCGGTCAACGGGATGAGCGTCTTTGGCCATCCGGCCTATTCCGCCGCCAAGGCCGGGATGATCCACCTGACCCGGCTGATCGCCGTCGAATATGGCGCCAAGGGCATCCGCGCCAATGCCGTGGCCCCCGGCACCGTCCGCACCCGCGCCTGGCAGGCCCGAGCCGATGCCAACCCGGATGTGTTCCGCGAGGCGGCCGAGCATTACGCCCTTGGTCGCATCGTCGCGCCCGAGGATGTGGCCGAGGCCGTGGGCTTCCTCGCCTCGCCGCTGGCCGCCGCGATCACCGGCGTGGTGCTGCCGGTCGATTGCGGGCTGACCGCCGGCATCCCGGCGCTTGCGCGCACCTTCAGCCAATCGAACGACTACTGA